In one bacterium genomic region, the following are encoded:
- a CDS encoding aromatic ring-hydroxylating dioxygenase subunit alpha — translation MTNPNKLPDFSDDILRTEPLERSETIPSTWYTAPEILNLENECIFSECWQYAGHLAQVKNPGDYFLTTVADNPVVVVRDKDHVLRAFYNVCRHRGGPLATEDGNCKVFQCQYHGWTYLLDGSLRGVPDFDRVELFDKKDYGLTSISVDVWEGLIFVNLSNSPPKLHSFFDGIPERIAPIRLSEKKFYKRVEYRVQCNWKVYVDNYLEGYHLPFVHPELCKMLDYSQYVTEVFPHYSLQFSPFTDQNNVYQNNGGQAFYYCVFPNFMLNILPGRLQTNTIIPITHNSTCVVFDYFYDDISSQKALQIAEEDLRYSDLIQAEDIEICEHVQKGLASKAYHRGRFSVKRELGVYHFQSLLKETFRKFLQ, via the coding sequence GTGACCAATCCGAACAAACTTCCTGATTTTTCAGACGACATTCTACGGACAGAACCGCTTGAGCGTTCCGAGACCATTCCGTCTACCTGGTATACTGCGCCGGAAATTTTGAATTTAGAAAATGAATGCATCTTCTCGGAATGCTGGCAATACGCCGGTCATCTTGCACAAGTTAAAAACCCGGGCGATTATTTTTTGACGACGGTTGCCGACAATCCCGTGGTGGTCGTTCGGGATAAAGACCATGTTCTGCGCGCATTTTATAACGTATGCCGCCATCGAGGCGGGCCGCTCGCTACAGAGGACGGTAATTGTAAAGTATTTCAATGTCAATACCACGGCTGGACGTATCTGCTCGACGGTTCGCTTCGAGGCGTTCCGGATTTTGACCGGGTGGAATTGTTTGACAAAAAAGATTACGGACTTACTTCGATTTCCGTGGATGTGTGGGAAGGATTGATCTTTGTAAACCTTTCGAATTCACCTCCCAAATTACATTCGTTTTTTGACGGCATCCCCGAACGCATCGCGCCGATTCGCCTCTCGGAAAAAAAATTCTACAAACGCGTTGAGTACCGCGTTCAATGCAACTGGAAAGTATATGTAGATAATTATCTCGAAGGGTATCATCTGCCATTCGTTCATCCCGAACTGTGTAAGATGCTCGATTACTCACAGTACGTTACCGAGGTGTTTCCGCACTATTCGTTGCAGTTCAGCCCATTTACCGATCAGAACAACGTGTATCAAAACAATGGCGGGCAAGCCTTTTACTACTGTGTTTTCCCGAATTTCATGCTGAATATCCTGCCCGGGCGACTTCAGACCAATACGATCATTCCCATCACCCACAATAGTACGTGCGTGGTCTTCGATTATTTTTATGACGATATATCCTCGCAAAAAGCGCTGCAGATCGCAGAAGAAGACCTGCGTTACAGCGACCTCATTCAGGCTGAAGATATTGAGATATGCGAACACGTCCAAAAAGGCCTCGCTTCCAAGGCTTATCACCGTGGGCGTTTTTCCGTAAAACGTGAACTTGGCGTTTATCATTTCCAAAGCCTGCTCAAAGAAACATTCAGAAAATTTCTGCAATAG
- a CDS encoding BON domain-containing protein translates to MKKLVRSLLLTSVLSAAAGFTVFLYSQNMDQNKIVLVNEKNSVADILVEVNVTDIQLAEEVNAKIKDFVFYGIYDYVTADAVNGTVILNGWTHEMWIADVLVKKLSKIDGVKNIDNRLQRASGSEELARRAVRAIYSDGMFEKYSFGAYPPIHVVVNNNGIILAGTVSSAVERERAAYLVDFKTNALTINNQLELSK, encoded by the coding sequence ATGAAAAAGCTTGTGAGATCACTTCTATTGACCTCCGTGCTATCCGCCGCAGCCGGTTTTACAGTTTTCCTTTATTCGCAAAACATGGATCAAAACAAAATCGTTCTCGTGAACGAGAAAAATTCTGTCGCTGACATTCTTGTTGAAGTCAACGTTACCGATATACAGCTTGCAGAAGAGGTTAACGCCAAAATCAAAGATTTTGTTTTCTATGGCATTTACGACTACGTAACGGCGGATGCGGTGAACGGCACGGTGATCCTAAACGGATGGACACATGAAATGTGGATCGCCGATGTTCTTGTAAAGAAACTCTCTAAAATTGATGGCGTGAAGAATATCGACAATCGATTGCAGCGGGCATCCGGGTCAGAGGAATTGGCTCGCCGTGCCGTCAGAGCGATTTACAGCGACGGGATGTTTGAAAAATATTCCTTTGGCGCTTATCCGCCCATTCATGTCGTGGTCAATAATAATGGGATCATTTTGGCAGGAACGGTTTCGAGTGCGGTCGAGCGCGAGCGCGCCGCATATCTTGTGGATTTTAAAACCAATGCGTTAACTATCAACAACCAATTGGAACTTAGTAAATAG
- a CDS encoding DUF4139 domain-containing protein — protein MKHVVMLFLLLYATGAAAQINDPSIKITKMDVFKNGSSFVVCEGKISLSQGVGTIRGIPDAAFGTLWVAPIEKGIQIDELKAVREKRAVKRNAESLLDMLKANTGKKVVWQHRSEKVLSTTAILENVTGTDERILVTLKNANQTITAQVSAYYDFFEFPEGFNNQIDDTTQTTSLQIKTNSTMSEATFQMVYFQSGIGWTPSYRIELMDDKTAQLLLSASLINDSQNLTNTRLNLVVGFPHFIYSDIESPLTMRQTLSQFLQSLSGADNPYTQRYASPLANQSVMYERSINMYAETDFGNFKSLEGVAEEDLFFYDLAKVTLRKGERGQYNIFSASVPYAHIFEVNLPNALSSDGYAVEKKEPYQVWHSVKLENRSSQPWTTGSAITFQNGKPLGQDILRYTAVKSFTTVKITQSPDLRVTEEEKETTRKEEVRKKDGYYYDLVTITGEIVINNYKNKDARIIVTRPITGKIITAEYQPKITQPAMMRNALNLENNLEWDVSVKAGDEKKITYTYEIFLRR, from the coding sequence ATGAAACATGTAGTGATGCTTTTCCTTTTGCTGTATGCAACCGGGGCCGCTGCGCAGATCAACGACCCTTCCATTAAAATCACCAAAATGGATGTTTTTAAGAATGGAAGCTCATTCGTTGTATGTGAGGGAAAAATTTCTCTCTCTCAAGGCGTGGGAACTATCCGCGGAATTCCGGATGCCGCGTTCGGAACTCTGTGGGTTGCGCCGATTGAAAAGGGGATTCAGATAGATGAATTAAAAGCCGTTCGCGAGAAAAGGGCCGTCAAGAGAAATGCGGAAAGTCTGTTAGACATGCTTAAGGCCAATACCGGTAAAAAAGTCGTCTGGCAGCATCGTTCAGAAAAGGTCTTGTCCACAACGGCAATACTGGAAAACGTTACCGGCACAGACGAAAGGATTTTAGTTACTCTAAAAAATGCAAATCAAACAATCACGGCGCAGGTTTCTGCTTATTATGATTTTTTTGAATTTCCAGAAGGATTCAATAATCAGATCGACGATACGACTCAAACGACTTCTCTGCAGATCAAAACTAACTCCACAATGTCCGAAGCAACATTTCAGATGGTTTATTTTCAATCCGGTATTGGATGGACGCCATCGTATCGCATTGAACTTATGGATGACAAAACTGCCCAGCTGTTATTGTCGGCCTCCCTCATCAATGATTCTCAGAATCTGACCAATACGCGTCTCAACCTGGTGGTCGGATTTCCGCATTTTATTTACAGCGACATCGAATCGCCGCTCACCATGCGGCAGACTCTATCCCAATTTCTGCAATCGCTATCAGGCGCGGATAATCCTTATACACAACGATATGCGAGCCCGCTGGCAAACCAGTCCGTCATGTATGAGCGTTCCATTAACATGTATGCCGAAACTGATTTTGGAAATTTTAAGTCGCTTGAGGGCGTCGCCGAGGAGGATCTTTTCTTTTACGATCTCGCTAAAGTCACATTGCGCAAAGGCGAACGAGGACAATATAACATCTTCTCTGCATCCGTACCCTACGCGCATATTTTCGAGGTGAATCTTCCAAATGCGCTCAGCAGCGACGGATATGCCGTTGAAAAGAAGGAACCTTATCAGGTTTGGCATTCCGTTAAATTAGAAAACAGGTCTTCGCAGCCGTGGACAACAGGGAGTGCGATTACATTTCAGAACGGAAAACCTCTAGGCCAGGATATTCTCAGATATACGGCTGTCAAATCTTTTACAACCGTAAAAATCACGCAGTCGCCTGACCTGCGCGTGACGGAGGAAGAAAAAGAAACTACGCGAAAAGAGGAAGTGCGTAAGAAAGACGGTTACTACTATGATCTCGTAACTATTACGGGAGAGATCGTGATCAATAATTATAAAAATAAAGATGCCCGTATTATTGTAACGCGTCCCATTACGGGTAAGATCATCACTGCGGAATACCAACCAAAAATTACTCAACCGGCCATGATGCGTAATGCGCTTAACTTGGAAAATAACCTGGAGTGGGATGTATCGGTAAAGGCAGGCGACGAGAAAAAAATAACCTACACGTATGAAATTTTTCTGAGGCGATAA
- a CDS encoding GxxExxY protein, whose product MNENDISYLIRGAIFKVYNALGPGLLESVYVAALVYELKKAGLQVKTEVPLPVVYEDERLEVGFRLDILVNELVIIEVKSVEQLAEVHHKVVLTYLKLSGKRLGILVNFNTDDITESIFRKVNKL is encoded by the coding sequence ATGAACGAAAACGATATTTCATACCTAATCAGAGGCGCTATTTTCAAAGTATACAATGCTCTTGGTCCGGGTTTACTTGAATCAGTCTATGTGGCTGCTTTAGTATATGAACTAAAGAAAGCCGGATTGCAGGTGAAAACCGAGGTTCCCTTGCCTGTTGTTTATGAAGATGAGCGCTTAGAGGTCGGATTCAGGCTTGATATTTTGGTAAATGAACTTGTGATCATCGAGGTTAAATCGGTGGAACAACTGGCAGAGGTGCATCACAAGGTTGTGTTGACTTACTTGAAACTATCCGGGAAGAGGCTTGGGATATTGGTAAATTTCAATACAGATGATATTACGGAAAGCATTTTCAGGAAGGTGAATAAGCTGTGA
- a CDS encoding GMC family oxidoreductase, with protein MNKQELNYDYIIIGSGFGGSVSALRLSEKGYKVLVIEKGKWLTGDDFPKTNWNLKKWLWLPGIKCFGLFKITVFRHITTLTGVGVGGGSLVYANTLPVPKTKFFTADTWSHLANWEKELKPFYPVAQQMLGATKNPRLEFGDEALRTLSKQIGKEEHFEATQVAVYFGEPGVTVKDPLFNGKGPDRTGCIFCGGCMLGCRHNAKNTLDKNYLYFAQKLGAKILAESEVFGVKPLDENVGSTGYKVSWRSSTSFIKRKESATANGIIFAGGVLGTVKLLLKLKKSSLPNLSDKIGTGVRTNSESLLGVTAYNKKTVFSDGIAIGSILHTDENSHLEPVRYPEGAGFWRLLMSPVAHGQFWFIRMAKAIWDILTHPVKNSRVYFVSDWAKHTQILLFMQTINTTLRFSRGLFGLGSSIEKGKNPTAFIPEAKMLAEKFAQITNGKPTALLTETIFGIPTTAHILGGCVMGKDINEGVIDKDNQVFGYENMMICDGSMISANPGVNPSLTITALSERAMSKIPAKSNFTHQ; from the coding sequence ATGAATAAACAAGAGCTCAATTACGATTATATTATCATCGGCAGCGGATTCGGCGGCTCCGTATCGGCTCTTCGATTATCTGAAAAAGGATATAAGGTTCTTGTGATCGAAAAGGGAAAGTGGCTGACGGGCGATGATTTCCCAAAAACGAACTGGAATCTGAAAAAGTGGCTTTGGCTTCCCGGCATAAAATGTTTTGGTTTATTCAAAATAACAGTTTTTCGTCACATTACGACGTTAACCGGAGTCGGCGTGGGAGGCGGTTCACTTGTGTACGCTAATACTTTGCCCGTTCCTAAAACAAAATTTTTTACAGCCGACACCTGGTCGCATCTGGCGAATTGGGAAAAGGAATTGAAGCCGTTTTATCCTGTTGCGCAACAAATGCTTGGAGCAACCAAAAATCCGCGCCTGGAATTCGGCGACGAAGCATTGCGTACTTTATCCAAGCAGATCGGCAAGGAGGAGCACTTTGAAGCGACACAAGTAGCCGTGTATTTTGGTGAACCGGGCGTTACGGTAAAAGATCCGCTCTTTAATGGCAAAGGCCCTGACCGAACGGGCTGTATTTTTTGCGGAGGCTGCATGCTCGGCTGCCGTCACAACGCAAAAAATACTTTAGACAAAAATTATCTTTACTTCGCTCAAAAACTCGGCGCAAAGATTCTGGCTGAATCGGAAGTGTTTGGCGTCAAGCCTTTGGATGAAAACGTCGGTTCGACCGGGTACAAAGTAAGTTGGAGATCATCAACATCATTTATCAAACGCAAAGAGTCGGCTACCGCGAATGGAATTATTTTCGCAGGCGGTGTTTTGGGAACGGTTAAATTGTTACTGAAATTAAAAAAATCATCACTGCCCAATCTATCCGACAAAATAGGTACCGGAGTACGGACAAATTCTGAAAGCCTGCTCGGCGTAACGGCGTATAATAAAAAAACTGTTTTTTCGGACGGCATTGCCATCGGTTCGATCCTGCATACGGATGAGAACAGCCATCTCGAACCGGTGCGTTATCCTGAAGGCGCGGGATTCTGGCGCTTGCTCATGTCGCCCGTCGCGCATGGACAATTTTGGTTTATTCGCATGGCCAAAGCGATCTGGGACATTCTTACGCATCCCGTTAAAAATTCGCGCGTGTATTTCGTTTCAGATTGGGCCAAACACACCCAAATTCTTTTGTTCATGCAGACGATCAATACGACACTGCGTTTTTCGCGAGGATTATTCGGGTTAGGTTCATCTATCGAAAAAGGAAAAAACCCAACGGCTTTTATTCCTGAGGCAAAAATGCTGGCAGAAAAATTTGCTCAAATCACCAACGGCAAACCCACGGCATTGCTGACGGAAACGATATTCGGAATTCCTACAACGGCGCACATTTTAGGCGGATGCGTGATGGGAAAAGACATAAACGAGGGCGTCATTGACAAAGACAATCAGGTTTTCGGTTACGAAAACATGATGATCTGCGACGGCTCGATGATATCCGCCAATCCAGGCGTGAACCCGTCGCTCACGATCACCGCGCTCAGTGAGCGCGCCATGAGCAAAATTCCTGCGAAATCAAATTTCACACATCAGTAA
- a CDS encoding M1 family metallopeptidase, producing the protein MKKFFALQLILILQVSSTFAQLKFDEKQPQFTRADTLRGMLRPERTSYDVTHYHLDVEIIPDSQFIKGSTTISFKVVDETSRIQIDLFDNMQIDKIAYDNKPLVFTREFNAVFITFPKPLKKNSMQTLVVYFSGKPIVAKHPPWDGGFIWTKDEKGLPWIAVACQGTGASLWWPNKDHQADEPDSMMISVTVPAGLMDISNGSLRKMTVLKDGRSRWDWAVTYPINNYNVTVNVGNFAHFSETYGDKIPLTLDYYVMPSDLEKAKEQFKQVKPMMSVFEKYFGPYPFKRDGYKLVESPHLGMEHQSAVAYGNKFQQGYLGTASSPEGLLFDFIIIHESAHEWWGNSVTSKDIADMWIHEGFGAYSEAIYIEGLYGYEAGQRYLIGKKQDVKNDKPIIGIYDVNQEGSGDMYPKGALMLNTLRHAINNDPLWWAIVRGIQETYKHQTIHTDTVVQFVNHKTGTNYSYLFDQYLKYMKIPELDLFMTIKGSTTKLSYRWIADVPDFRMPVKIKTKNGWETITPTKDWQSMALDGIKPDELKADDNRFFISVNKRVMYVEEKK; encoded by the coding sequence ATGAAAAAGTTTTTCGCCCTTCAGTTAATTTTGATATTGCAGGTATCGAGTACTTTTGCGCAATTGAAGTTCGACGAAAAGCAGCCGCAGTTCACACGTGCGGACACGCTACGCGGCATGCTGAGGCCGGAACGCACAAGTTACGATGTGACGCATTACCACCTTGATGTGGAGATTATTCCGGACAGCCAGTTCATCAAAGGCAGCACCACCATCTCGTTCAAGGTTGTCGATGAAACTTCACGAATCCAGATCGACCTTTTTGACAATATGCAGATCGACAAGATCGCGTATGATAATAAACCGCTGGTATTCACACGGGAATTCAATGCGGTTTTCATCACTTTTCCCAAACCGCTGAAAAAAAATTCCATGCAGACCCTTGTTGTCTATTTCTCCGGTAAACCGATTGTCGCAAAACATCCGCCGTGGGACGGAGGGTTTATCTGGACGAAAGACGAGAAAGGGCTTCCATGGATTGCCGTTGCCTGCCAGGGAACCGGCGCAAGCCTTTGGTGGCCGAATAAAGATCATCAGGCGGACGAACCCGACAGCATGATGATCAGTGTGACCGTTCCCGCCGGGCTGATGGATATTTCCAATGGCAGCCTGCGCAAGATGACTGTTCTCAAGGATGGGCGTTCGCGATGGGATTGGGCGGTGACCTACCCGATCAATAATTATAACGTCACCGTCAATGTTGGCAATTTCGCTCATTTCAGCGAAACGTACGGCGACAAAATCCCGCTCACGCTCGACTATTATGTGATGCCATCCGATCTGGAAAAGGCGAAGGAACAGTTTAAGCAAGTCAAACCGATGATGTCGGTATTTGAAAAATATTTCGGTCCGTATCCGTTTAAACGCGACGGATATAAACTCGTTGAGTCGCCGCATCTCGGGATGGAACATCAAAGCGCAGTTGCGTATGGAAATAAATTCCAGCAAGGATATCTGGGCACGGCGTCATCGCCGGAAGGATTGTTGTTCGATTTTATCATCATTCACGAATCGGCGCACGAGTGGTGGGGCAACAGCGTAACCTCGAAGGACATTGCCGATATGTGGATCCATGAAGGTTTCGGCGCGTATTCCGAAGCGATTTACATCGAGGGACTTTACGGTTACGAAGCCGGCCAGCGTTATCTGATCGGTAAAAAGCAAGACGTTAAAAATGACAAGCCGATCATTGGAATTTACGATGTCAATCAAGAGGGTTCCGGCGACATGTATCCTAAGGGCGCGCTGATGCTGAATACTTTGCGCCATGCGATAAATAATGATCCCTTGTGGTGGGCTATCGTACGTGGAATCCAAGAAACATACAAACATCAGACCATTCATACGGACACGGTCGTCCAATTTGTTAATCATAAAACGGGAACGAATTACTCTTATTTGTTCGATCAATACTTGAAATATATGAAAATTCCTGAATTGGACCTGTTCATGACCATCAAAGGCTCTACGACAAAACTCAGTTACCGCTGGATAGCGGACGTTCCGGATTTTAGGATGCCGGTTAAGATCAAAACGAAGAACGGTTGGGAAACAATCACGCCGACCAAGGACTGGCAATCGATGGCATTGGACGGAATAAAACCGGACGAATTGAAAGCGGATGATAACCGTTTTTTTATCAGCGTAAATAAGCGCGTGATGTACGTGGAGGAGAAGAAGTAA
- a CDS encoding noncanonical pyrimidine nucleotidase, YjjG family: protein MSARKYNVLLFDADGTLFDFEQSERLALQDTFRAFEISYDSEMHMRLYQEINSKIWIEFEEHTITADALKAERFRRLFARLEIDVDPILFSDRYLNILSQNAFLLDHAADLVAKLFHDYKMILVTNGLSSVQHARFRRSSIFQYFDSVIVSEDIGIAKPHTGIFEHTMKKIGHDQKNDVLIIGDNLRSDIQGGINFGIDTCWYNPEKKKNSNGISPTYEINHLLELENILR, encoded by the coding sequence ATGAGTGCAAGAAAATACAACGTTTTATTATTTGATGCCGACGGAACGCTTTTCGATTTTGAGCAGTCGGAGCGGCTGGCGTTACAGGACACATTTCGTGCTTTTGAAATCTCTTACGATTCTGAAATGCACATGCGCTTGTACCAGGAAATCAATTCAAAAATCTGGATAGAATTTGAAGAACATACGATCACGGCTGACGCGCTGAAAGCGGAGAGGTTTAGACGGTTGTTTGCAAGACTTGAGATTGACGTCGATCCGATTCTATTTAGCGATCGGTATTTGAATATACTTTCTCAAAATGCATTTTTACTTGATCATGCCGCCGATCTGGTGGCAAAACTCTTTCATGATTATAAAATGATATTGGTCACTAACGGGCTTTCCAGCGTACAGCATGCTCGTTTCCGCAGATCATCGATCTTTCAGTATTTCGATTCCGTGATCGTTTCCGAAGATATCGGCATAGCGAAACCGCATACCGGTATTTTTGAGCATACCATGAAAAAAATAGGTCATGATCAAAAGAACGATGTCCTGATAATAGGAGATAATCTGCGTTCGGATATTCAAGGCGGAATTAATTTCGGTATTGATACCTGTTGGTATAATCCGGAAAAGAAAAAAAACAGTAATGGAATTTCGCCGACGTATGAAATTAACCATTTGCTGGAACTGGAAAATATATTACGGTAG
- a CDS encoding DUF1761 domain-containing protein: MDLSQINYAAVVAAALSAFVIGGIWYSPMLFAKGWMAENGFTEESLKGGNMAMIFGGSFVLSLIMSFNLAAFLAGPADLVWGITAGALAGIGWVSFSIGITYLFERKSMKLFLINAGYHAVTFMVMGAILGVWK; this comes from the coding sequence ATGGATTTATCACAAATCAATTATGCGGCAGTAGTTGCTGCCGCATTGTCGGCATTTGTAATTGGCGGTATCTGGTATTCACCGATGTTGTTTGCCAAAGGGTGGATGGCTGAGAATGGATTTACGGAAGAAAGTCTGAAAGGCGGCAATATGGCCATGATATTCGGAGGTTCATTTGTTCTGTCGCTCATAATGTCGTTTAATCTGGCCGCATTTCTCGCCGGTCCCGCCGATCTCGTATGGGGTATCACAGCCGGTGCGCTCGCCGGAATCGGGTGGGTCTCTTTCTCGATCGGTATTACCTATCTTTTCGAAAGAAAATCAATGAAACTTTTCCTGATCAACGCGGGATACCATGCAGTGACGTTTATGGTCATGGGCGCTATTTTAGGTGTGTGGAAATAA
- a CDS encoding amino acid permease, with product MNSGAAEKPKLRRELGLIQATAINMIDMVGIGPFVVLSLVIQIMGGPYFLLAWIAGAVISLIDGMIWAELGAANPKAGGSYNFLKEAYGENSWGRLLSFLLVWQTLFQAPLVIASGSIGFSLYFGYLFPGMGSIGQKCVSGGVVIVLTLLLYRRIESIGRISVLLWSGVLITMGWIIWGGVSHGTIHNDFIPDDPSVIMNTTFFVALGQASVKTIYSYLGYYNVCHLGGEIKDPGKNIPRSIFISVFGIAVLYLAMNISVVSVIPWQDAQHSDFIVSTFIETIYGPAAAMLVTVFVLWVAFASLFSVMLGYSRIPYAAAVDGRFFSVFAKLHPTKNFPYVSLLGLGATAFVFSLLFKLSDVITAILAMRIMVQFIGQAIGVIMLRKRNGTMHLPFKMFLYPLPVILVVVIWFLIFISTGWQFAVSGLIVTGLGILAYMITAKIRQWWPFDEK from the coding sequence ATGAATAGCGGCGCAGCTGAAAAACCCAAACTGAGACGCGAACTAGGGCTGATACAAGCAACGGCCATCAATATGATCGACATGGTCGGCATTGGCCCATTTGTGGTACTGTCTCTTGTAATTCAGATCATGGGTGGCCCTTATTTTCTCCTCGCGTGGATCGCCGGAGCGGTGATCTCGCTGATCGACGGCATGATTTGGGCGGAACTCGGCGCAGCCAATCCAAAGGCCGGCGGGAGCTACAATTTTCTTAAGGAAGCGTATGGTGAAAATTCATGGGGGAGATTGTTGTCATTTCTGCTCGTATGGCAAACGCTTTTTCAGGCGCCGCTGGTTATAGCGTCAGGCTCGATAGGGTTTTCGTTGTATTTCGGTTATCTCTTTCCCGGAATGGGCTCGATTGGACAAAAGTGTGTCTCGGGCGGAGTAGTAATTGTTCTTACGCTTTTGCTGTACCGTCGAATCGAAAGCATTGGCCGGATAAGCGTATTGCTCTGGAGCGGCGTACTTATCACGATGGGATGGATCATCTGGGGCGGGGTGTCTCACGGGACCATTCACAATGATTTTATTCCTGACGATCCGTCGGTGATAATGAACACGACGTTCTTTGTTGCGCTCGGACAGGCGTCGGTTAAAACGATTTACAGTTATCTCGGATACTATAATGTGTGCCATCTCGGAGGAGAAATCAAAGACCCGGGAAAAAATATTCCGCGCAGCATTTTTATTTCTGTTTTCGGTATCGCGGTACTTTATCTTGCGATGAATATCAGCGTGGTCAGCGTCATTCCGTGGCAGGATGCGCAGCATTCGGATTTTATTGTCAGCACTTTTATTGAAACTATCTACGGCCCGGCGGCTGCGATGTTGGTTACGGTGTTCGTACTATGGGTGGCTTTTGCTTCCCTGTTTTCTGTCATGCTCGGATATTCGCGTATTCCTTACGCGGCGGCGGTGGACGGACGATTTTTCAGTGTTTTTGCAAAACTGCACCCGACAAAAAATTTTCCTTACGTCTCGTTGTTGGGGCTCGGCGCGACGGCCTTTGTATTCAGCCTGCTATTTAAACTATCCGACGTCATTACGGCCATTCTGGCTATGCGAATCATGGTTCAGTTCATCGGGCAGGCGATCGGGGTGATCATGCTGCGCAAACGAAACGGTACGATGCATTTACCTTTCAAAATGTTTCTTTATCCGTTGCCGGTTATCCTCGTTGTAGTGATCTGGTTTCTTATCTTTATTTCCACGGGATGGCAATTTGCCGTTTCAGGACTAATCGTAACAGGTCTGGGAATATTGGCCTACATGATTACGGCGAAAATCAGGCAATGGTGGCCGTTTGACGAGAAATGA